The nucleotide window TGTAAATATTTCCAACCCTTGTAAATCAACCACAAATAATAAATAATTTCTGTCAGGACTATAACAAATAGCATGCAAATTAAAATATTCATATTGTTTGGAGATCTCATTCAAATCAAGCACAACTTCGCCTGAATCCGAGCCAACTTTTTTTCTGTAGCGAATTCTGAATTGATCATCTTTGCTTTTAACTTTTTCCCAGTATAGCCAGTCACCAACTTGGGTGTAATTGATTTCTTCTTCCTCAGCCGGTTCAGCAGACTCTGTGATCTCTTCGGATTCTGTATTATACCGTTCAATCATCTCCTGAAAAATTTCTGCTTTTAAATCCTTAAAATTCTCCAGCACAGATTCTGTATATTTGTTTTCTTCCTCGATCAATTGCAGTACTTCCGGCTTGGCTCTGGTTTCATCTCTAAGCCAGTGGTAGTTGTCAATCAACTTCTGACCGTGAATTTCCCTTATATAAGGGATTTTTTTTGCTTTAGGTGGTTGTATGTTCGCCATAGTCTTGTTCCTCATAATTATATTTTTTACTTTTCTAAAACCCAAATCACGAATGCATAGAGTTCTGCAAAATGATTTTCCTACTAATCAATCACCGTCACTACATTTTCAAAATCGATATTCAGATAATTTTCATCCTCAATAATCTCTTTTCTCCACTTGATCATAACATCGTACCATTTGCCCATATCCTCGCCTTCATCCTCATCCTTTTTCAGAATCTTATAAAGTATAATTCTCTGAAATTTAAGATAGTCCTGAATATGAACTAACATTGTACGATCCAGAAATGCTTCTGCTTCATATCCTTCAATTACAGCTTTAAGAAACCTGACAGGTTTTTCAATATCATTAGGATTATGAGCAAGAATTGAATCGATATAATTTGGATGCCAGCAATAGTAAAATAGTATAACTGCTATTTCTCTAACATAGAAATCATATTGGCTATCATCAAAATCAAATATCTGAATTTCGCCTTTATGTAAACCTAGGTTCCAGCTATGAAGATCAGCGTGAATAAGACCAAAATTATCTGAAGTTTTTTTGATTTTCCTTAATCTATCAATAATCTCCTTACATCTGTTTGCAATAATCTTATCGTCACCATCGAATGCTAAACAATCAAGCAGGTCGTCATCATTCTCCCAATCATGTCTTATCTCATGGATTGGTTTATAGACTTTTGCCAATTGATTTAATTTTCCAGCCGCACCGCCGTATCTTTTATAAAATTGCTCGTCAAATTCATGAAATATTGGAAATTTATTTTCTGCCATCACATAACAAAACGCAAAATACTCACCATGGGATTTAACCAATTCATTATCAACTGTTTGAACTAATTTCACTGCAGGACCATTGTTTTTATTAACAAAACAAATCCATTCTGTTTCAGCTTTTATCTGCTGTAATGTTCGCCTATAATTCCCAGTTATTCGTAAAATACACTTTACATTATCTCGCATGAAGCTGTATATAATATTTTCACCTTCTGAGATTTTCTCAAGAGTATCAATATCACCT belongs to Candidatus Delongbacteria bacterium and includes:
- a CDS encoding phosphotransferase, with amino-acid sequence MVENQTLEYFTNQFSGDIDTLEKISEGENIIYSFMRDNVKCILRITGNYRRTLQQIKAETEWICFVNKNNGPAVKLVQTVDNELVKSHGEYFAFCYVMAENKFPIFHEFDEQFYKRYGGAAGKLNQLAKVYKPIHEIRHDWENDDDLLDCLAFDGDDKIIANRCKEIIDRLRKIKKTSDNFGLIHADLHSWNLGLHKGEIQIFDFDDSQYDFYVREIAVILFYYCWHPNYIDSILAHNPNDIEKPVRFLKAVIEGYEAEAFLDRTMLVHIQDYLKFQRIILYKILKKDEDEGEDMGKWYDVMIKWRKEIIEDENYLNIDFENVVTVID